DNA from Sorex araneus isolate mSorAra2 chromosome 6, mSorAra2.pri, whole genome shotgun sequence:
tgatacagtgatactgtgataaaACCCTAATTTATTGGAGAAGTCTATGGAAATATCAATCATTATAGCTTTGTCTCAGAGTAACTTTGAATTCCATGTTTCTGTGGGGATGGGAGGGCATTCTGTTCACGGACCTACCTCCTAAACACACGCCCTTCAGCGTCCGTCCAGAAATCAGCTTTGTCGCATCCAGGGAGAGTTGTGTGTCTGCTGGCGCCACCCCCACGATCAGACACACACCGTGACTCAGGTGGCAGGACTCCCACGCAGCAAGCTGGGAGGGTGACAGTGACCATGAGCACTTTCCACAATAAATATCAGATCTCTTGGGTATAAAGCAAAGCATGCCAGGactccacctcctccctgctAACTTAGAAGACTGGGGCACAGTGCCCATTCACCCCTGGGTCCCTAACACACGGGGGCCCAGGAGCTCAGTTTCAAGTGAATAAAATGTAGAATCTAGagcacacataaatatatgtgaattGATAATGTtcacatgaaaatataaaaacatgcatgttggggctggagcaatagtacagtgggtagggcattagtcttgtatgtggccgacctgggttcaatctccagcatcccatatagtccccagtgcaccaccaggagtgattcatgagtgcagagccaggaataactcctgagcattgctgggtgtgacccaaaaagaaaacgaaaacaaaaacagccaaaaccccaaacccaaaacccccaccaaaataaatttatacatatgAAGAAAGAgatagggggaaaaaagaactaggaggaaagaaaaagggaaactaGTGTCAATCATGTATAAAATTGGTATATGCTAAtggaatttctttaaatatatattgcttttattttcacaataagtattttttgatttagtgttaatttgtattttaatttaattaaaatattttttttgctttttgggtcacacctggcaatgcacaggggtcactcctggctctacattcaggaatcacccctggcggtgctcagggatgctgggaatcgaacctgggtcagttgcgtgcaaggcaaacgccctacccgctgtgctatcgctccagccctgtattttaATTTAGAGTAGGGTCCACAAGTCCAAAAGGCATGTTCAGGAGTGACTATAGTTGTCTGTACGAGAGTATCTAGCGTGAGGCCATTCAGGCCTCTCCCTGGAGCCCACGCACCATGGTGTCAGGCAGTCCAATGGCCTCAAACGCAAAGTCCACTCCAGTGCCTGTCATCTCCCTCACCACCTGCTGGACAGGCTTCTCGAGTCTCTGGGGGTTGAGACAATCAGTGACCCCTAGTGCTTTGGCCCGGGGGAACTTCTCCTCATTGATGTCCACCCCGATGATCCTGGAAGCTCCGGAGGCCTTGCATGCCACGACGATGGCAGAGCCGATCCCTCCCAGTCCAAAGACCACGCAGGTGGAACCGGGGCTGACCTGCAGATTCGGAAAACAAACCTGTACCGACACACGCTTAACtaagaaaaaatagatgaaagtCACCAttgggcctttttttttctttctgggtcacacccagtgatgctcaggggttactcctggctctgtgcccaggaattactcctggcggtgctagggagaccatatgggatgccggggattgaacctgggtcagccgcgtgcaaggcgaacgccctacctgctgtactatcgctccggccccaccactgggacttttggaaagaaatattttttcaaaacaaaaacattcaagTCTGGGGTATGTTTgacattttctttgcacatcaccgtgagccacacccagttccTGTCTCACCTTAGCTGCGTGTACTGCGGCCCCGTAGCCCGTGGGCACCTCACAACTCAGGATGCAGACTTTGTCCATGGGTGCGGAAGAATCGATCTTTGCCACCGCGATCTCTGGCACAACCGTGTATTCAGTGAACGTACTTGTGCGGAAAGAGTGGTAAATCTTCTCTCCTTTGCAGGTGAATCGGCTGGTCCCATCCAGCATCAGTCCAGAAGAGGGCAGAACACTGGCAGACAGAGGCACAAGGGGAGGTCAAGAGAGGGAGCACTTGGGTTCCAGGTCACTGCTGGCTCAGAGGAAATGACTTAAGAGACTGAGGGGCAAATACTAACTCTTGCTTCTCACAGAAGTTCCCCTCGGGGTTCAAGCAGGAGCTGCATTCTCTACACTGCGGAATAATGAGCGTGAGGACCTTATCTCCTACATAtgggaagaaaagagaattagtttaaaatattactgaaagAAACACAACAGCATTGCTTGAAGAATTTTCTCCAGTGGCCCCAACACTCACATTGTGTAGATTAATGCTGCTGGTCATGTACCCTGGGTCTAGAAATCTCCTTATTCAGCTATCTGCTCTACTTGGATACATATATGGAAGTCATTCCGCCCTGTCCTGGAAGTAGAGTGAAGCTTAGAGATGCGGCATCTCACCGGATCCTTTTGTTTTAGGTTGAGGGAATCAGGTCCCACAGCAGCTGTCACTGTGAAAGACCCTTGGCTCACCTCTAACATAGCTCTTCTTTTGGGGCAAGTTCTAAGTGACTCTAACTTCAGAGAATAGACAAAACCATCTTTCTCTGATGAGTACTTACTACAGACGCAGTGTTCTGGGGAAGGTGTGGTGTACAGGCAGATCCAGTCACCAGTTAGCCCGCCGGGCCCTGGGGTGACAGACGGGGAAGGGTCGGGAAGACCCATCACAGCCTACAGAGGGCTCGGTTGGCTACCGTATCTATAACATGGAAAGACCCCTTTCTGGCTCCTTACAGAGTGTTGATGGCAATGAAAATCTCTTTCTGTGCACCTGGCCCTCAATGACTCCTCGGGGTTCTAGAGGTATTGGATCTCAGATGGAGAAGTTCTTTTCCCTTGTCTTTTCTCTTCAGACTTGCCTCATTTCTTACAAAACCCCTTTACCAGAGTTTTTCTAGAGGAAAGGCTGGGTCTCTACTGTATGAGTTATGTCCTTGGGGATGGAGGGATGAGCCTTTCACACCTGTGCCTCCTTCTGAGCCCGTGTCAGCTCATGGTGCTGACCTTATTATCGCTTGCCGAGGGGGTTCAATGAGGGTGTCTCTTGAGGGTTCCCACCGTGTTTTCTTAAATCTCTTTGTGTGACTAGTTATGACATGCCGGGTTCCGTGATATCTTCATCAGTGTAATTGGTCGTATTCATGTGACCATTTCTGAGAATGCTGAGAATCACTGTGTCAAGATCCTTATGTAAAACAGGGGCCGTattccagtggtgctgggggccgggaGCCGGGCACTCTCATCGATGGTCAACCTCGGGAGCTTGGGAGTCGGTGCTTGGGAGCCCCCTGGaaatactcagcagtgctggggccatcAGGGCAATATCCTgcgatgctctggggaccctgtgggactgGGGAGCAACTCCAGGACTTTGCACATGTTTAACTTACGCCCAAGCACGTCTCTCTCTGGTCACGGAAATGAATTCCATCTGAGGAGGAATGTGTCAGCTTCTTT
Protein-coding regions in this window:
- the LOC101554161 gene encoding alcohol dehydrogenase 1-like encodes the protein MSTPGKTITCRAAIAWATNSPLSIEDVQVEPPKAGEVRIKMTSSGICGSDHHVLKGSLPVNFPLIPGHEGAGIVESVGKGVNSVKPGDKVLTLIIPQCRECSSCLNPEGNFCEKQDVLPSSGLMLDGTSRFTCKGEKIYHSFRTSTFTEYTVVPEIAVAKIDSSAPMDKVCILSCEVPTGYGAAVHAAKVSPGSTCVVFGLGGIGSAIVVACKASGASRIIGVDINEEKFPRAKALGVTDCLNPQRLEKPVQQVVREMTGTGVDFAFEAIGLPDTMLAAWESCHLSHGVCLIVGVAPADTQLSLDATKLISGRTLKGVCLGDYKTRDCIPQLVTDYMQNKINVNPLITHQLPFDQLHKALDLYQDGKAIRCVLLF